The Sulfurimonas lithotrophica genome includes a region encoding these proteins:
- the bioD gene encoding dethiobiotin synthase, translated as MNKRIFITATNTDIGKTYTTKLLLREFASRGLRVGVIKPVETGVVGGVYLDGDELLKKVQELNIEFEDIKVEDIVPISYKLPAAPFVASNAQKFDFKTVDAKVKLLEDRCDVLIFEGAGGLLVPIDENNMVVDLIKYYKASALLVTHCSLGCINDTLLSKKVLDDLDIKHTVAFNCRESDSSFKDVSEPYFNKIGFEVLKVSEQIDKICDVLYNLQNKN; from the coding sequence ATGAATAAAAGAATTTTTATTACTGCTACAAATACAGATATCGGTAAGACTTATACTACTAAGCTACTTTTGAGAGAGTTTGCATCTCGTGGACTTAGGGTTGGTGTTATAAAACCCGTTGAGACAGGTGTAGTAGGCGGTGTCTATTTGGATGGAGATGAGCTTTTAAAAAAAGTACAAGAGTTAAACATTGAGTTTGAAGATATTAAAGTTGAGGATATCGTGCCAATCTCTTATAAACTTCCTGCTGCTCCCTTTGTTGCATCTAATGCACAAAAATTTGATTTTAAAACCGTAGATGCAAAGGTGAAGCTTTTGGAAGATAGATGTGACGTACTTATCTTTGAAGGTGCCGGTGGATTGCTTGTACCTATTGATGAAAACAATATGGTAGTTGATTTAATAAAGTATTATAAAGCTTCTGCTTTGCTAGTAACACACTGTTCACTTGGATGCATCAATGATACCTTGCTCTCAAAAAAAGTACTGGATGATTTAGATATTAAACATACGGTGGCGTTTAACTGTAGAGAAAGCGATAGCAGTTTTAAAGATGTGAGTGAACCTTACTTTAATAAAATAGGTTTTGAAGTTTTAAAGGTTTCTGAACAGATAGACAAAATTTGTGATGTATTGTATAATTTGCAAAATAAAAATTGA
- a CDS encoding aspartate carbamoyltransferase catalytic subunit, with translation MKHLTRTDDFTKEEIEELLADAKKFSDGKFHRILKDKIIITLFFENSTRTKSSFEIAAKRLGAEIVHLDVAKSSTKKGETLVDTAMNLDSMGPDAIIVRHQNSGVPKILSNHTKASIINAGDGAHAHPTQALLDLYTLKNHFKDLEGKKIAIVGDIKNSRVANSNIELLGRFGMEVILVAPPHFLPKTSLRTTHYINEVIDEVDAIMSLRTQTERHSSQSYASLKDYASDFCITEELVGERDIILLHPGPVHRNIDISDAMLEDDRCKVLEQVSNGVLMRMAVLKKLINDVG, from the coding sequence TTGAAACATTTGACTAGAACTGATGATTTTACAAAAGAAGAGATAGAAGAACTTTTAGCAGATGCAAAAAAGTTTTCGGACGGGAAATTTCATAGAATTTTAAAAGATAAAATTATTATCACTCTGTTTTTTGAAAATTCTACCCGTACAAAAAGCTCTTTTGAGATAGCGGCAAAACGTTTAGGTGCTGAAATCGTACACTTGGATGTTGCTAAAAGCTCAACTAAAAAAGGTGAAACACTTGTCGATACGGCAATGAACCTAGATTCAATGGGTCCCGATGCTATTATAGTTCGTCATCAAAATTCAGGTGTTCCAAAAATACTCTCAAACCATACAAAAGCTTCTATAATAAATGCGGGTGACGGTGCTCATGCACACCCGACTCAGGCATTGCTTGATTTATATACTTTAAAAAATCATTTTAAAGACTTAGAAGGTAAAAAAATAGCAATAGTGGGAGATATAAAAAACTCACGCGTAGCCAACTCAAACATAGAACTTTTAGGTCGTTTTGGCATGGAAGTTATACTTGTAGCACCTCCGCACTTTTTACCAAAAACATCACTTCGTACAACTCACTATATAAACGAAGTTATAGATGAAGTAGATGCTATCATGAGTCTGCGTACCCAGACTGAGCGTCACTCTTCACAAAGTTATGCATCTTTAAAAGACTATGCGAGTGATTTTTGTATAACTGAAGAGTTAGTAGGTGAGAGAGACATTATACTTCTGCATCCGGGTCCTGTTCATAGAAATATCGATATAAGCGATGCTATGCTTGAAGATGACAGATGCAAGGTACTAGAACAGGTAAGTAACGGTGTTTTGATGCGTATGGCAGTTCTTAAAAAATTGATAAATGATGTGGGATAA